From the genome of Cololabis saira isolate AMF1-May2022 chromosome 1, fColSai1.1, whole genome shotgun sequence:
tatatatatatgtttttaaaattttatgaattgttAAAAGCTACAGCTATATTTATAATTAGAGGTGTGGACTGTATTTTAAAGTGAATAcattctttcttgtttttaataTCTACTAATAGACCACCATGACTGGTTGTGGGTTGGCCTGGATGGGATCTTAGATAAGAGCAGGCAGCTTGTGCTAATCAAGTGTTGCCTAAACTCAGAAGTCATTTCTGATTTCACAACCAATAAACAAACATGTAAAAGAAGAGATGCTGATGCAAATGTTTGCAGGTCGTTCAACTCTTCCAGTGTGGATTGGCTGAAGGAACCAGGAGCCACAACCGATCATATAAGAACCTTTCTAAGTACGAGTCTGCTTGGGAAGACCACAAATTGCAGGCTGACATGGATAGTCTTGCCCGAGTACAACAGGTCTAGCCCTGGTTATGACAGGCTAAGTGACCTTAATCATCAACTCCACTGCCTGATCTGATTTCATTAGTGTGATACAGTTCAGTCTCACAGACAGTTCACATACAAGCAGCAACCGAGTGGAGGGCTGGCCAAGCATCTCCATTGGAAGAAACCCAGAATTTCATGACGTTAATGCATCAGCCTTATGCAGTCATTGACTGTAAAAGATTTCAATCCACGTATTCTAATTAGAATGTATTTGCATTAATTGAACTCTATCCAATTAAGTACCTTGCTTAAAATGTCTGTAATTCTAAAATGATTAATGCTATATTTTTAGATCAAAGCTGAAACATACACTTTCATGATATCACatctttgttgttttatttcaaatccattgtggtgGCGTACAAAGGCTAAatcatacaaaaataaaaaatgaaaaaagaagtaTGGGAACAGCTTCAACAAATGATCAAGCCATTTCAAGTCTACAGTCCACTCATGTGATTACATTTTTCGCATGACTCAAATGTCTGCACAACTTTACGAAGACAATAAAATAAGTTCTTTTCCATCTGGTAACTCACAAAGTAAAACACAGCCGTACTGTGATGAAACAGCATTTAAAATATTTACAGATAAAAATAGCTGTAGGTCCTTTGACTCTCGTTTACAGTTGTTTTATTGTAGCATATGACATAAACGCTTTGACACAGAAAAAGCATTAACAGAAATATATACCTTCCTCTTCTTATAGTATGTTCTCTGAACGTGAGGCATAAATGGCTGATAAACACAAAACCATAAGAATAAAGTACttgaaagaaacaaaatgtAACATCTAATGCACAAACAGAATGGTGTTCTTTAGTATAAGTTAAGGATGTCATGTGTGGTGATTCATATCACTATTAATCTTACTGAAGGATAACAAcccaataaaacaattaatctaATGACAAATCTTTGTATATACTCAGATGGAGTATCTAATCAATTTTTGATGTAATTTAATATAATTCTGTAATAGTTCCCCTCCATGATGTTTCTATATTGGTAAACATACTGACTTCTTCACACAGGTTTAAGGAAGAGCAGAAAACAACGCCTTTAAATAAGCGTTTTCCTTCCTAAGTGAACTGTCAAGATGAGCAGAAACATGAATCCGTACATCCAGAAAACTGGTTCACATGCAACACTTTCCAATGCAAAGTTGACCTTTCACCCTTGGGACCTGGTTGATAAACACAAAACTATAAGAATAAAGGACTTGAAAGAAACAGAATGTAACATCTAATGCACAAACAGAACGGTGTTCTTTAGTATAAGTTAAGGATGTCATGTGTGGTGATTCATATCTTACTGAAGGAGAACAATCAATATAATCACAAATCTTTGTATACACTCAGATGGAGTACACATCTAATCAATGTTTTATGTAATTTAATATACTTCTGTAATAATTCCCCTCCATGATGTTTCCATATTGGTAAACATACTGACTTCTTCACACAAGGAAGAGCAGAAAACAACGCCTTTAAATAAGCGTTTTCCTTCAATAAGTGAACTGTCAAGATGAGCAGAAACATGAATTCTTACATCCAGAAAACTGGTTCACATGCAACACTTTCCAATGCAAAGCTGACCTGCCTAACAATTGCAAAAACACTGAATCAAAACTTTGCTGGACTGTGAAAAGGAGCTGTTCCTGCAGGAGAGGTGCTGAACATTTTGGAAGACCAAAAGTAACAAAATGCCTGATTGCATCCTGGCATTCAAGTCGGAACTGCTCCatgtgtctctcctttcctccccctccccgtccctccctccctccccctccctctcaCTCAGTaatggagttgaggggggatgaggggggatggcacccccccccctgaaataaaaccggtcaaaatcatcccccctgtaaaactgccatcccccctttccatccctaatgtcatttcatcaatgaatgtggttttactgctatttcaacatttagagtcatcgccagaaaaataacaccagaaaaataacttatttgacaattttcacctgtttcaagtaaattttcacttgaaataagtaggaaaatccgccagtgggacaagatttatcttctcattacaagcaaaaaaatcttgttccactggcagatttttctacttattttaagtgaaaatctacttgaaacaggtaaaaattgttgttttttccagtgatgagtcttgttttaagttttaagagtcttgtcatttttttactaaaatgagacattttaactaaaaataagacacatattcttaagattttgagtttttgcagtgatccattttacttatcctgtgaaggacagagtcatattgataagttcagagaacagttttttattgttgtgttttgatgtatttgatgtaagcccagtggatatttaaagcttacagaaggctgcatttaactgctgctatgtcattcctgcagtatttctgcaggtgttttggtcactgctattatttgtaatatattatattatttgtaatcagcacaaattatctgtccccatatgataaaatccaccatcccccctgatgtttttttacaactcgagtactgctctcACTCCTTTGCTTCCTTCCCTCTCTCAttcccctccctctccctctccctctccctccctctcctcgcCGCCCCCTCGCTGCTCCAGCCCTGCAGAGTTTTCCGTCCAGTGTCAGAGTAACATCATAAACCCAGGACCACCTGACGGCGGAGAACCGGCCCGAAATAATGGAAGCAGCGGAGAAAACTCTCACCCACCGAGATGACACCGGACTTCACGTGAAGCTGCTCGCCCTCgacaagaacaagaacaagaacaagcACCGGGACGATCCGAacgagaaggagaaaaagacgcacaGCGACGAATCCAACTATGTGGACCTGGACATGAAACCCGACGGGCCGAAAACGGTGAAGGTGACGTTCACCGGCGAGGGAAGCCAGCTGTCCGTCAGCAAAAATGACAGCTCCAATAAGGTccaggaggagagaaaagagaagaaggagAGAAAAGTCTCTCCAAATGAGATCCAGGGGGAGGATATTATGGACGCGCATGAGGGGCCGCTGTCGGGTGAGTCTCCGCTGGAAACTTTGACCAAACTTCCCAACAAAAACGCCGACCAGGAGGATTCGGGGAATGAGAAGCAAATAGAACCGAGTGACTGCAGTGAACACGGCTCTAATGTGAAAGAATCAGAGAGCGACGAGCTCCAGTATACGGACATGTATCTGCACAGCAGGACGGAGTCGGACGGCGCGCTCTCGGAGCTGTCGGAGCGCAGCTGCGCGTCCGAGGCCGCTCTGCTGCAGGACGAGTCGCACTACATCACCACGCACGAGATCCAGCTCACAGAGCTCGACCACGACGTGGACTACGACCTGGGCAGGGGCACCGGCTGCTGGGACTTCGAAGACGACAACTTCGTCTATTCCTTTGTGGATTACGCGTCTTTCGAGAGCGACGAGTCCCAGGAGGGCACGCTGGTGCTGGAGGGCCGGAGAGGGCTGCAGACCAAACTCAGCACCGAGCAGGAGGAGAGCGACCTCTGCGACTCCGACAAGTGCGCCAGCTCGGATGAAAGCGTGTGCAAAACCCACAGCGGGGAAGACGACTTAGTGGGAAGTGGGAAGATCCACTTATCCATCAAAACGTCGTCCAGAGCCGTGAAAGAGCCCGTTATTGGCGTGTTtgaaaacagcagcagcagcagcaacctgCACGAGTACGCGCAACGGTTTGGAGATCAGAGCCATTTCTCTTTCGTCAGCTCCGGCGCCAGAGCGCACGAACCCCTGTGTGATACAGCAGGCCCGTATTTCATCCCGGCTCCTTGCCGTCAGCACCTCGCCACCAAACTGAGAAGGAAAGATATCAATGAGTATTCCAGCGGAGCGTCCAGCTCCATCAGCGAGCTGGACGACGCGGATAAAGAGGTGCGTAATTTAACCGCCAAGTCTTTCCGGAGCCTCGCATGCCCATACTTTGATGCCATTAATCTTAGCACTTCAAGTGAATCCTCTTTGTCGGAATATGGGCTAAATAAGTGGTCGGCTTATGTAGATTGGAATTATGGAAACATCTCGCAGGGGAAGGAGGGAAGCGTAATTGCGCACAAGACCTCCAGCGCAACGCTGGAGATGAACAGGACTGTGGATAGTAGGAGGCGCAATGAGTCTGCCACCAGCACGGAGGCTTCATCGAGCCACATTCACGCCTTTCACAAGAAGACAGATTCGCAACAAGTGGCAGCATCTTCCAGTAAAAGGATTCAGCTGAAGGATCCTTCAGTTCAGCCGAGCCAGCGAGGAGTCACGCTGAATTTCCGCTGCAATGTCGAATCCCACGATGGACGCAGGAGTTCCAGATGCTCCAAGAAGGCACGACCCAGTGATGTCACCGGGACCGTGCTGGCCAGGTCGGGGTGTAAAGTGCAATATCACCGCGCAGAGAGCACGGAGGACACTCACAAAAGGGCAATTTTTGCATCAAGTCTGTTGCAAAATGTGATATCCAAAAAGATGCAGTTCGAGCAAGAGCGCAaaatggaaaggggggaaatcCGTGACACACACCCACCGGTCTCCCCTTGTTTTTATCAAGATGGGTTGAGAGAAAATAATCAAGGTAAGGGTTTACAGAGACAAACCTCTGATTCAGGCTCAACGTTTACTGTTAATTCTGAGCAGGATGAGCAGTCAGAGGATTTCAGGCACAGCCCCAGTGGGCCGGAGGAGACAACAGGCACCAAAACACCGGATCATTCAGAAAAAGAACAAGATGAGCACCAAAAAACACCACTCATCTCCAACCAAAGTAGTGCATTTAATGCATTAAAAGAAGAAGAGCCACAGGCTGTGAAGGAGGCTGGTTTTACATCCCTAAATGGTTCACAATACACCGCAAAAGAAGGAGTAGACACCAGCAGCATGCTGTCAAAACTACTCTTTGTTCCAAGCTGCCAGCTTCTTCCAAAAGACAGGGACTCAAATGAAGCAAAACCACCTACCGGTTCACAGAAAATTGAAAAGGAGCTGAAAAACAGCAATGATGGATACCCAGAGGTGGAAGAACAGAATGGAAAGCAAGGGAAATCACCTGGAATAAAAATATGTCTGAGAAGTgtcaaagaaaacaaaggagGCAGACTTAATATAGCAAATCTCCTAACTCCTAAAATAAGTTATAACCTTAACACACTTAGGACAGTAGATGACACCAGATTCCATCTTTTGCCTGCAACTGATAAGGTCCCAAACTTCACTGTTAGAGATGTAAGAGATAACAAATGCAAGTTTCAGACGCCAATCTATCACGTTAGGGATGTGCGTAAATTGGTTAAGAGTTCATATCGGTTCATCTCTTTGGATAACAGTGACAGTAAATGTTCCACAACTGCTAATAAACTGGAGGAGAAGACCAAAGTAGAGCCACCAAAACATGTATTACCATCTCCCATTGTGATTAAATGCAACTCTGTTAAAACAAATGCTAAATCCCCAATAGCTCAAGCATCACAGAAAGAAGCAGAAGCAGATGCCCCGTCGGAAATATCCCAAAATGAAAATACTCCTTTACAGAGTGGCTCCAGCAGGGTGCCCACAGTTGTAAATAAGCAGGGCAATCCTGATCAATCCGAGGTTCCACCAAATGTTGAGGGCAAACTGTTGAAACTGAGGCTGGATAAGTTTGCAGGTGAGGCATCTGAGAGGAGAAATGAGGCTACAATGCCAAAGCAGGGTGCACTGGAGAAACTCAAAGCTGCAGTCAAAACGATGGAGCAGCTTTATGTTTTTGATCAAAATGAATGGAAGCGTAAAACTCAGCCCCCACGTCCCGTCACAGACAGCCACGTGCTGTCGGTCATCGCCAGTGAGATGGAGCTGGAGCCAGCAAACAGGATTCCCAAGCCTTCACCAAACACCACAGAAACAAGGAAGCCACAAGGAGACAAAAGGGCTGCGAATATCATACACGTTCCATATACTAATGACGGTTTTAATGCGCAGTCTCAGCAAAGTAAAACATTCACTAAGAAAAGCACCCTGCATTTTGGCAACAAGACCCACGTCAGCATTAACTCAGATGCAAACCCCGTTCCGCAAACCTCTGCTCTCCTGTCGCCTTCTGCTATTAAAAGCTCCAAGAAACCTGTGGCTCCACTGTCGGTGAAAATAGAGCCGCCGAAACATGGCCAGGTGGAGCAGGGCAACTCCAAAACCAGCCCTACTAATCCCACCGTCACACCAAGCTCTTTAGACTCTGAGAACTATCTAACCATCCCAGGACTGGGGCGGACAAATGAAAGCAAACCGTTGAACCGAGAGGAGATTTCAAGCCTTAGTAAAGTCCATGCAGGTGAGAGCAAGGAAGCCGAGCAGAAGAAGTCTCCTCTGATCATGGAATACCCAGCTGCAACAATCTACCATCATTCAACAGCAGTGACAAGTCCTCAAAAACAACCGCAGCTGTTATGTTTCTCTCCTTCCGGCCCCACTGTGTCCCCTACACCCTCTGCTGGAGAGAGGGCCCCACAAACCCAACGCAAGATGCTCTTGGACCCCACAACTGGACATTATTACCTGGTGGATACCCCCATACAGCCCTCCACCAAGAGACTGTTTGACCCGGACACAGGCCAGTATGTGGACGTCCCAATGACCCATTCGCCGGTGGCGCCCGTTACACCCGTGCCTCTCTCTTTGTCTCCCCTGGCTCTCAGCCCGCCGGCGTACGCCCCCACCTACATGATCTACCCCGGCTTCATCCCATCACCCACTTTAGCGGCCCAGGCAGTGATGCCACAATCCCCATGTCAGTCGGAGCACGCAGCCGGGGAAAACGTGAAAAACGCCAGCAGTCCTCGGCTGGAGAGCACGACAGCAGGTGCCGAGAGTTCACATTACAGTCCAATAAGAGAAGCTCAGCGGAGGCCGCTGCAGCTGGGACGTATGATCGCCAGAGGAAGTTCTGAGAGGAAGCCCCTCATCAGCATCACAAGGCAACAAGGTCCAAGAATCATCGCGCCACCTTCCTTCGATGGAAAAACAATGAGCTTTGTAGTTGAGCATCGGTGACCAAGACAGCGGCTCTTCGGAAATGTAAGTTTGCAAGAATTACACAAATCGATTCAGAGCAATCGTTTCTGTATGCATGGTGGTCAGGACtttcaaaacttctttcatattttaaaatactaccCTTAGTAGAAAGCTTTTTGCACACCGGATATGCATGAATGTAGAGCAGGTGAGTTGGgtgccaaaagaaaaaagccaaaaggtTTGATGCCGGATTGATGCCTTGAGAAAGGtcgatgaccgaaacgttggcccaataaaacactagtctggtgagaagaaggtgtgcaggagttttctttttaaaatactaCCCTTGAGATTCCCTGCAAGTCACTGTAATGCACTTTAGTAATTAAGATCATCCTCAGATCATCCGTAGACTTGTAGGAATGCTGcacttaaaaatattttttctatcAAATTATGTTCACTTTAACTAAATATGATTACattatatgtttaaaaaaatgaactgttTCCCAGGAACTTTAAAAACTTGATAATTAGCTAAATTAGATGGTGTTTGGTAACCATGAATTAATTTCAACTTAGTTTATTTGAATGACACCAATTTACAATCTCAGGGCACTTCAAGGAAAAAGTATAAAAGTTCAATACAAGCTCCGTGAAATAGTCCAGTTTGGCAAATTTCTCCTTGTTTCCTAGATGTTTACAGGCACTTGAttaacgattaaaaaaaaaatcgttaaAAATAAAACCTAAGATTAACGGGATGTTAAACAATGGTAAAAATCGCCCTGTTCCAACTTttgttaaagcgacactacgtaacttttccaccttaatataatatttcatcatcatcattgtgatggtacatcaacttccaacaggtttaatgaacctctgtcatggtctgaagggtctgtatcgccttcactggcactatgtaactttgaggtggatggtaggaacccttccacactactggtaaagcactaccgctttagtccaaaggagccgccaaactcaacaaaagctgaaagttacgttgtgctgctttaactgggTTGTTGCCATCAAAAAGAGCTAATGTTTTCTATGaaatggtaaaatggctcaGTTTCAGCAGGCGATCCATTAGTTATGTCCTGTTGGGAATAAAATAGGGATTAATGACATTTGCAAATCATCGCACCCTGTTTTGATTTGCAAACATAGAATGACTGCGTAAATTCACAGAAATATGACAAAGAGCagtcaaatgtaaaaaaaaagacaaacaaaattaTAACAAGGTAGAGCTGCGAAATATTAAATCCTTAATCCACAAAATTACCAGAAAGTGTTGGAAAATAATGAAAAGGAGACACATTGTGATTAAAATAGGACAATGAAtgaatacagaaataaaaatactgaCATTCTAAATGAACATAGACACATATTGGGAAGAGAGAGATGCACCTGGCCAAACTAGGACACAAAAAAATATCATAAGAATGAcataaaaatgacacaaaaatggGGGAAATGACGACAAAGTGACATAAAATACTAAATCATATACAACAGTCGAAGACGATGCTGGGGATAGTTGAAGGAAAAGCAAACAGCCTTGTACACATAATATTGATGAGTTTAGTtggttttattttcataatttctGTGTGAACACAAGCAAAGCTGCACTCTTGGCCACTTTAGTGGTAGCGTGTCATGTTAATAGACATGCAGCAGCTTCTTGTCAGGTAACCTGATTCCCCCAAGCTCGGCTAGCTGATTAGATTTTCATACAGTGCTCGGAGCTTTTCTCTGCATTACACATCGGCGGACTATTTTAATAGCGTGCAGTGAGTTTGTTTACACGGCCTCTTCTCAGGGTGTTAGAGGAAACTATTCCAGTTACTGACACCTTCCGCTAAGTTATTCTTAATCAGTTGCAAATGCTTTCATTTCTCATGTAGCATTCCAGTTTATTGCTGTGTTCGTTCCTTGTTTGTGATATTTCAGGAAACTTGAATAAGTTACAGTaacatactgtattttcttgGGTGATACTATTTTCTAATGTATGCTCAACTATTTTTAATGAATCTGAGGAGGCTGAATACACCGCAATGAAGCTAAGATTGCATTTAAACAAGTAAGATAATGTTCAAATTAAAAGATTTTGCAGAATAACTGCTTGCAAATGTTTACCATGCAGCGTATGGTACTCATAAAGTGATATATTGTGTGAGGTAATCTTATATCTGGTATATATCCACCTAGTCCTagacagtttcagttttatttgcaTGGGTTTTTAAGACGCCTCAAATGCTACAGGACTGGAAGTTCATAGATTTAACCTCAATACTCAGGTGCTATAACGTAATATAATATAAGATTTTGCTTCGACTGCAATCCTTTGTGTGCTGAATTTGCAAAAATCTCTGTCCTACAAAACCTGACAGATTCTTTCAGTCACAGAGTCAAAAAACAACAGCTTGAGTTTGTTGATCTCATTGGTGTCACAtttgattcaaattaatggtcaTCACTTACTTGCATTAATCCTCATTTTACAGGCTAATGTTGCAGGTAACCATGAAATACTAtagctttatatatatatatatatatatatatatatatatatatatatatatatatatatatatatatatatatttaaaaaaaacatagggTAAACATAATCCTACAGTTAGAGACAATTgtgcttctttcttttttcttttttttacatgacaCCAGGGACATATTCACTTACATCTCATTACATGAATCTAATTAATTTTTTAAAGACTAAACCTAGTATCATGATTTTAATGCAGAAACTGAATCTTAATCCGGTGGTTTAGGTGGTTAAACCTGATAAAACTGGAGAAGAAAATGAACTATTGGGTGAGAACCAGATAGAGATTGAGTCCTGGTCATTCAGTCAAATGAATACCTACTGCTGCACCATCCATCAAGTGGAGGAGTGCTTCTGTATGTAATCATGGATTTGGAGTAAAAATAGACATACATAATTCTTAAACTGACAACGAACCGAGAACAACTGAATTTAAGTTCAttaaatcaataataataacctcAAAGTGTATTCATTTGTAAATGTTGACCATGGCCAAAGAGTTAGATTACttctttatatttgtttatGACTCGACGTCTCATTACTCTCACATGCTGTCGCTCGGCTCCTCCCAAGAATGAAATCCATTCTCTCTTTCCGTCACACTCGTATATACACACTTACACCT
Proteins encoded in this window:
- the LOC133458767 gene encoding uncharacterized protein C4orf54-like codes for the protein MEAAEKTLTHRDDTGLHVKLLALDKNKNKNKHRDDPNEKEKKTHSDESNYVDLDMKPDGPKTVKVTFTGEGSQLSVSKNDSSNKVQEERKEKKERKVSPNEIQGEDIMDAHEGPLSGESPLETLTKLPNKNADQEDSGNEKQIEPSDCSEHGSNVKESESDELQYTDMYLHSRTESDGALSELSERSCASEAALLQDESHYITTHEIQLTELDHDVDYDLGRGTGCWDFEDDNFVYSFVDYASFESDESQEGTLVLEGRRGLQTKLSTEQEESDLCDSDKCASSDESVCKTHSGEDDLVGSGKIHLSIKTSSRAVKEPVIGVFENSSSSSNLHEYAQRFGDQSHFSFVSSGARAHEPLCDTAGPYFIPAPCRQHLATKLRRKDINEYSSGASSSISELDDADKEVRNLTAKSFRSLACPYFDAINLSTSSESSLSEYGLNKWSAYVDWNYGNISQGKEGSVIAHKTSSATLEMNRTVDSRRRNESATSTEASSSHIHAFHKKTDSQQVAASSSKRIQLKDPSVQPSQRGVTLNFRCNVESHDGRRSSRCSKKARPSDVTGTVLARSGCKVQYHRAESTEDTHKRAIFASSLLQNVISKKMQFEQERKMERGEIRDTHPPVSPCFYQDGLRENNQGKGLQRQTSDSGSTFTVNSEQDEQSEDFRHSPSGPEETTGTKTPDHSEKEQDEHQKTPLISNQSSAFNALKEEEPQAVKEAGFTSLNGSQYTAKEGVDTSSMLSKLLFVPSCQLLPKDRDSNEAKPPTGSQKIEKELKNSNDGYPEVEEQNGKQGKSPGIKICLRSVKENKGGRLNIANLLTPKISYNLNTLRTVDDTRFHLLPATDKVPNFTVRDVRDNKCKFQTPIYHVRDVRKLVKSSYRFISLDNSDSKCSTTANKLEEKTKVEPPKHVLPSPIVIKCNSVKTNAKSPIAQASQKEAEADAPSEISQNENTPLQSGSSRVPTVVNKQGNPDQSEVPPNVEGKLLKLRLDKFAGEASERRNEATMPKQGALEKLKAAVKTMEQLYVFDQNEWKRKTQPPRPVTDSHVLSVIASEMELEPANRIPKPSPNTTETRKPQGDKRAANIIHVPYTNDGFNAQSQQSKTFTKKSTLHFGNKTHVSINSDANPVPQTSALLSPSAIKSSKKPVAPLSVKIEPPKHGQVEQGNSKTSPTNPTVTPSSLDSENYLTIPGLGRTNESKPLNREEISSLSKVHAGESKEAEQKKSPLIMEYPAATIYHHSTAVTSPQKQPQLLCFSPSGPTVSPTPSAGERAPQTQRKMLLDPTTGHYYLVDTPIQPSTKRLFDPDTGQYVDVPMTHSPVAPVTPVPLSLSPLALSPPAYAPTYMIYPGFIPSPTLAAQAVMPQSPCQSEHAAGENVKNASSPRLESTTAGAESSHYSPIREAQRRPLQLGRMIARGSSERKPLISITRQQGPRIIAPPSFDGKTMSFVVEHR